A region of the Candidatus Cloacimonadota bacterium genome:
AGGAAAATCTCGCTGCTTAGACTGCCTTCACCCCGGATCACTTGGGTCCGGGTTTGCCAAAGCGGGCAAAGCCGGCAATCTTCAATTCCGGGGATCTGCATCAGATATCGAAAAAAGGAGGCAGCAAGGCCGCCTCCTCAGAATTGGGGACGCCGAAACCGCGTCCTTTTTTTAGTTCTTGTCTTCTTTGGCCAGCTGTTCGTTCAGCCACTGCAGTTGTTTCTCCAGATCGGCTTTTTGAGCTTGTAGGTCTTCCTTGCTGTAGTCATAGACGGGCTCGGGGTAATTGTAAGGAGCATTATAGGCTCCCGCGCGAAAGCGGTATCCGTAACCGCGGCCAAAACCGCGGCCAAATCCGCCGCCGAAGCCCCGGCCGTAACCACGGCCAAATCCGCGCCGGAGCGCTACTCCCTCGAATCTTCCGCAGGGACCCAAACCTCTTCCGGGGCGTCCGTCGCCAAAGGGTCCTGTTCCATCGTATCCAGGCATTGTTACCTCCTGTCTTTTGGTTTTTTGCTTAAAAAATATCTGATGGCATCCACCAACAGCGAAACTCCGGTGTTGGCGTAGCCGCGATCATC
Encoded here:
- a CDS encoding DUF5320 domain-containing protein, with translation MPGYDGTGPFGDGRPGRGLGPCGRFEGVALRRGFGRGYGRGFGGGFGRGFGRGYGYRFRAGAYNAPYNYPEPVYDYSKEDLQAQKADLEKQLQWLNEQLAKEDKN